The following are from one region of the Stutzerimonas stutzeri genome:
- a CDS encoding single-stranded DNA-binding protein: MARGVNKVILIGNVGGDPETRYMPNGNAVTNITLATTDSWKDKQTGQQQERTEWHRVVLFGKVAEIAGEYLRKGSQCYIEGRLQTREWEKDGVKRYTTEVVVDMGGTMQLLGGRGGSSDDAPRQSQPRPQREPQQSRPQSQPQPAQQPAPDYDSFDDDIPF, encoded by the coding sequence ATGGCCAGAGGGGTGAATAAAGTCATCTTGATCGGCAATGTCGGCGGCGACCCGGAAACCCGCTACATGCCCAATGGCAATGCGGTGACCAACATCACCCTGGCCACTACCGACAGCTGGAAGGACAAGCAGACCGGACAGCAGCAGGAGCGCACCGAGTGGCACCGTGTCGTGTTGTTCGGCAAGGTCGCCGAGATCGCTGGCGAGTACCTGCGCAAGGGTTCGCAGTGCTACATCGAAGGGCGTCTGCAGACCCGCGAGTGGGAAAAGGACGGCGTCAAGCGCTACACCACCGAGGTGGTTGTGGACATGGGCGGTACCATGCAGTTGTTGGGCGGCCGTGGTGGCAGCTCGGACGACGCCCCACGTCAGTCGCAGCCGCGTCCCCAGCGCGAGCCGCAGCAGTCTCGTCCGCAGTCCCAGCCGCAGCCAGCGCAGCAGCCCGCGCCGGACTACGACAGCTTCGACGACGACATTCCGTTCTAG
- the rpsD gene encoding 30S ribosomal protein S4, whose product MARYIGPKCKLSRREGTDLFLKSGVRALESKCNIETPPGVHGQRRGRLSDYGTQLREKQKVRRIYGVLERQFSGYYKEAASRKGATGENLLQLLECRLDNVVYRMGFGSTRAESRQLVSHKAISVNGKTVNVPSYQVKAGDVVAVREKCRNQLRIAQALELCAQRGRVEWVEVDADKKSGVFKSVPARSDLSADINENLIVELYSK is encoded by the coding sequence ATGGCTCGTTATATTGGTCCCAAGTGCAAACTGTCTCGTCGTGAAGGCACCGATCTCTTTCTGAAGAGTGGTGTACGCGCGCTCGAATCGAAGTGCAACATCGAAACCCCCCCAGGTGTGCATGGTCAGCGTCGTGGACGTCTGTCCGATTACGGTACTCAACTGCGTGAAAAGCAGAAGGTCCGTCGTATCTATGGTGTGCTTGAGCGCCAGTTCAGCGGTTACTACAAGGAAGCTGCCAGCCGTAAGGGCGCTACCGGCGAAAACCTGCTGCAACTGCTGGAATGCCGTCTGGATAACGTGGTTTACCGCATGGGCTTCGGCTCTACTCGTGCCGAGTCGCGTCAGCTGGTGTCCCACAAGGCAATCAGCGTCAATGGCAAGACCGTGAACGTGCCTTCCTACCAAGTGAAGGCCGGTGACGTCGTTGCCGTTCGTGAAAAATGCCGTAACCAGCTGCGTATCGCCCAAGCCCTGGAACTGTGCGCACAGCGCGGTCGCGTTGAATGGGTCGAAGTAGATGCCGACAAGAAATCCGGTGTTTTCAAGAGTGTTCCGGCTCGCAGTGATCTGTCCGCCGACATCAACGAAAACCTGATTGTCGAGCTCTACTCCAAGTAA
- the rplO gene encoding 50S ribosomal protein L15: protein MQLNDLRSAPGARREKLRPGRGIGSGLGKTGGRGHKGQTSRSGGKIAPGFEGGQQPLHRRLPKFGFVSLKAMDRAEVRTSELAKVEGDVVSVQSLKDANVINQNVQRVKIMLSGEVGRAVTLKGIAATKGARAAIEAAGGKFEE, encoded by the coding sequence ATGCAACTGAACGATTTGCGTTCTGCGCCAGGCGCCCGTCGCGAAAAGCTGCGTCCGGGCCGTGGCATCGGTAGCGGCCTCGGCAAGACCGGTGGTCGTGGTCACAAGGGTCAAACTTCCCGCTCCGGCGGCAAGATCGCGCCCGGATTTGAAGGCGGTCAGCAGCCCTTGCATCGCCGTCTGCCAAAGTTCGGCTTCGTTTCGCTGAAAGCCATGGATCGCGCCGAAGTGCGTACGTCCGAGCTGGCCAAGGTAGAAGGCGACGTCGTTTCTGTGCAGAGCCTCAAGGATGCCAACGTCATCAACCAGAACGTTCAGCGGGTGAAGATCATGCTGTCGGGCGAGGTTGGTCGCGCTGTAACACTGAAAGGCATCGCCGCCACCAAAGGTGCGCGTGCGGCTATCGAAGCAGCTGGCGGCAAGTTCGAGGAATAA
- a CDS encoding M14 family zinc carboxypeptidase produces MRIVLAACLTGVGLLPGLATAAQPNGPWITDEQNVSLEAFMSNQHLYDQLSSLWRRFPDKLQLEQAGSSNEGRPIWLARLGNAEKPAVMIITQQHGNEPHGTEAAVNLIQRLASGGALSRQVLDNLQVLIVPRVNPDGAERFSRGNMDFTAPQTSADCLRADGTLDPAKLDQRLGANVTAYTGADGQRQWSYDINRYHWTDWSQSTQIRCNPGLAAERHFNPGQNPVPEAVAVRGIYDRYQPIWMVDVHNQNPAVVLDDVDPEVNRPGRQVTGSITWPTHPDVAPEAVALSKQMAIVMKQRSQQLGFMEITNYYYERPNGDIRRGGGDPGIARNAYGLLGSERLAAGEAGPLGGSILVEITGLNSRGQKSVGMLRNNVREMLEAVLLATADGSLTTIDPAEADRLLPPGNESDEPLNNPHE; encoded by the coding sequence ATGCGCATCGTGCTTGCTGCTTGCCTGACTGGTGTCGGCCTGCTGCCCGGCCTCGCCACCGCGGCACAACCCAACGGCCCATGGATCACCGACGAGCAAAACGTCTCCCTCGAAGCATTCATGAGCAACCAACACCTATACGACCAGCTCAGCAGCCTCTGGCGACGATTTCCAGACAAACTGCAGCTGGAACAAGCCGGCAGCAGCAACGAGGGCCGTCCGATCTGGCTAGCGCGATTGGGCAATGCTGAAAAACCCGCAGTAATGATCATCACCCAGCAGCACGGCAATGAGCCCCACGGCACCGAAGCGGCGGTCAACCTGATACAACGACTCGCATCAGGTGGAGCCCTGTCGCGTCAGGTGCTGGACAACCTGCAGGTCCTGATCGTACCGAGAGTCAACCCGGACGGAGCGGAGCGATTCAGCCGCGGCAACATGGACTTCACCGCGCCACAAACCAGCGCTGACTGCCTGCGCGCCGACGGAACACTGGATCCCGCCAAGCTCGATCAGCGTCTGGGCGCCAACGTGACCGCCTATACCGGCGCCGACGGGCAGCGCCAGTGGAGCTATGACATCAACCGCTATCACTGGACCGACTGGAGCCAGAGCACCCAGATACGCTGCAACCCTGGCCTGGCGGCTGAGCGCCACTTCAACCCAGGACAGAACCCGGTCCCCGAAGCCGTGGCGGTACGGGGTATCTACGACCGTTACCAACCGATCTGGATGGTGGACGTGCACAACCAAAACCCCGCAGTCGTGCTCGACGACGTCGACCCCGAGGTTAACCGCCCAGGACGCCAGGTCACCGGCTCAATCACCTGGCCGACTCACCCGGATGTAGCACCGGAAGCCGTCGCGCTTTCCAAGCAAATGGCCATCGTGATGAAACAGCGCTCACAACAGCTCGGTTTCATGGAGATCACCAACTACTATTACGAACGCCCCAACGGCGATATCCGCCGCGGCGGCGGTGATCCGGGAATCGCACGCAACGCCTACGGTCTGCTCGGAAGCGAGCGATTGGCTGCCGGCGAGGCAGGTCCTCTGGGAGGCAGCATCCTGGTAGAAATCACCGGTCTGAACAGTCGCGGCCAGAAATCAGTCGGCATGCTACGCAACAATGTCCGCGAAATGCTGGAGGCCGTGCTGCTGGCGACCGCTGACGGCAGCCTGACGACCATTGATCCCGCTGAGGCAGACCGTCTGCTGCCGCCTGGAAACGAAAGCGACGAGCCGCTGAACAATCCGCACGAGTAG
- the rpsK gene encoding 30S ribosomal protein S11, whose translation MAKPAARPRKKIKKTVVDGIAHIHASFNNTIITITDRQGNALSWATSGGSGFRGSRKSTPFAAQVAAERAGQAALEYGLKNLDVNVKGPGPGRESAVRALNGCGYKIASITDVTPIPHNGCRPPKKRRV comes from the coding sequence ATGGCAAAACCTGCTGCTCGTCCTCGTAAGAAAATCAAAAAGACGGTGGTTGATGGCATCGCCCACATCCACGCGTCTTTCAACAACACCATCATCACCATCACCGACCGTCAGGGCAACGCGTTGTCCTGGGCTACTTCCGGTGGTTCCGGCTTCCGCGGCTCGCGTAAGAGCACGCCGTTCGCTGCCCAGGTCGCTGCCGAGCGCGCTGGCCAGGCTGCGCTGGAATACGGTCTGAAGAACCTCGACGTCAACGTCAAGGGACCAGGCCCGGGTCGTGAATCTGCTGTTCGTGCTTTGAACGGCTGTGGTTATAAAATCGCCAGCATCACCGACGTGACGCCAATCCCGCACAACGGGTGCCGTCCGCCGAAGAAGCGCCGCGTGTAA
- a CDS encoding DNA-directed RNA polymerase subunit alpha, whose protein sequence is MQISVNEFLTPRHIDVQVVSPTRAKITLEPLERGFGHTLGNALRRILLSSMPGCAVVEAEIDGVLHEYSAIEGVQEDVIEILLNLKGIAIKLHGRDEVTLSLVKKGAGAVTAADIQLDHDVEIVNGDHLIANLAANGSINMKLKVARGRGYEPADARQSDEDESRSIGRLQLDATFSPVRRVAYVVENARVEQRTNLDKLVIDLETNGTLDPEEAIRRAATILQQQLAAFVDLKGDSEPVVVEQEDEIDPILLRPVDDLELTVRSANCLKAENIYYIGDLIQRTEVELLKTPNLGKKSLTEIKDVLASRGLSLGMRLDNWPPASLKKDDKATA, encoded by the coding sequence ATGCAGATTTCGGTAAATGAGTTCCTGACCCCCCGCCATATCGATGTGCAGGTGGTCAGTCCGACCCGTGCCAAGATCACCCTCGAGCCTCTCGAGCGTGGTTTCGGTCATACCCTGGGCAACGCGCTGCGTCGTATTCTGTTGTCCTCCATGCCCGGCTGCGCTGTGGTCGAGGCTGAGATCGACGGTGTGCTCCACGAGTACAGCGCTATCGAGGGCGTGCAGGAAGATGTCATCGAAATCCTGCTGAACCTCAAAGGTATCGCCATCAAGCTGCACGGCCGTGATGAAGTGACCTTGAGCCTGGTGAAGAAGGGCGCGGGCGCTGTTACCGCTGCCGATATCCAGCTGGATCACGATGTCGAAATCGTCAATGGCGATCACCTGATCGCCAATCTGGCGGCTAATGGCTCGATCAACATGAAGCTGAAGGTCGCTCGCGGCCGTGGCTACGAGCCGGCTGACGCGCGTCAGAGCGATGAAGATGAAAGCCGTAGCATCGGCCGTCTTCAGCTCGACGCTACCTTCAGCCCGGTTCGTCGCGTCGCTTATGTTGTCGAAAACGCTCGTGTTGAGCAGCGTACCAACTTGGACAAGCTGGTCATCGACCTGGAAACCAACGGAACCCTGGACCCTGAAGAGGCGATCCGTCGTGCCGCGACCATTCTGCAGCAGCAGCTGGCCGCGTTCGTCGACCTCAAGGGTGACAGTGAGCCGGTCGTGGTTGAGCAGGAAGACGAGATCGATCCGATCCTGCTGCGTCCGGTTGATGACCTGGAGCTGACCGTGCGTTCGGCCAACTGCCTCAAGGCAGAAAACATCTACTACATCGGTGACCTGATTCAGCGTACCGAAGTCGAGCTGTTGAAAACGCCGAACCTGGGTAAGAAGTCTCTGACTGAAATCAAAGACGTTCTTGCCTCCCGTGGTCTGTCCCTTGGCATGCGCCTCGATAATTGGCCGCCGGCTAGTCTCAAGAAGGACGATAAGGCTACGGCCTGA
- the rpsM gene encoding 30S ribosomal protein S13 codes for MARIAGVNIPDNKHTVISLTYIYGVGRTRAQTICAATGVNPAAKIKDLSDEQVELLRGEVAKFIVEGDLRREVNMKIKRLMDLGCYRGLRHRRGLPVRGQRTKTNARTRKGPRKPIRK; via the coding sequence ATGGCCCGTATTGCAGGCGTAAACATTCCGGATAACAAGCACACTGTTATCTCGCTGACCTACATCTATGGTGTCGGTCGCACTCGTGCACAGACCATCTGTGCAGCTACCGGTGTAAACCCGGCAGCAAAAATCAAGGATCTTTCCGACGAGCAGGTCGAACTGCTGCGTGGCGAAGTGGCCAAGTTCATCGTTGAAGGTGACCTGCGTCGCGAAGTCAACATGAAGATCAAGCGCTTGATGGACCTGGGTTGCTACCGCGGCCTGCGTCATCGTCGTGGTCTGCCGGTACGCGGTCAGCGCACCAAGACCAACGCTCGCACCCGTAAGGGTCCGCGTAAGCCGATCCGCAAGTAA
- the rplQ gene encoding 50S ribosomal protein L17, producing the protein MRHRKSGRHLSRTSAHRKAMFQNMAVSLFEHELIKTTLPKAKELRRVAEPLITLAKEDSVANRRLAFDRTRSKAIVGKLFNDLGPRYATRQGGYLRILKCGFRAGDNAPMAYVELVDRPVTGEVEAAE; encoded by the coding sequence ATGCGTCATCGTAAAAGTGGCCGTCATCTCAGCCGCACAAGCGCTCACCGTAAGGCGATGTTTCAGAACATGGCGGTGTCGCTGTTCGAGCACGAACTGATCAAGACAACCCTGCCGAAAGCCAAAGAACTGCGTCGCGTTGCCGAGCCGCTGATCACCCTGGCCAAGGAAGACAGCGTCGCTAACCGTCGTCTGGCTTTTGACCGCACTCGCTCCAAGGCGATCGTCGGCAAGCTGTTCAATGATCTGGGCCCGCGCTATGCCACTCGTCAAGGTGGTTACCTGCGCATTCTCAAGTGCGGCTTCCGCGCTGGAGACAACGCCCCTATGGCTTACGTCGAGCTGGTTGACCGTCCGGTTACTGGCGAAGTGGAAGCCGCCGAGTAA
- the uvrA gene encoding excinuclease ABC subunit UvrA has translation MDKILIRGARTHNLKNIDLTLPRDKLIVITGLSGSGKSSLAFDTLYAEGQRRYVESLSAYARQFLSMMEKPDVDTIEGLSPAISIEQKSTSHNPRSTVGTITEIYDYLRLLYARVGTPRCPDHDAPLEAQTVSQMVDQVLALPEGRKLMLLAPVIRERKGEHLAVFDELRAQGFVRARVNGRLYELDELPKLDKQKKHSIDVVVDRFKVRSDLQQRLAESFETALKLADGIALVASMEEDDDSDEMIFSARFACPICGHSISELEPKLFSFNNPAGACPTCDGLGVKQFFDAKRLVNGELTLAEGAIRGWDRRNVYYFQMLGSLASHYGFSLDVPFDALPAEQQKVVLRGSGKENVDFRYLNDRGDIVKRSHPFEGIIPNLERRYRETESNSVREELAKYLSTQPCPECRGTRLRREARHVWVGDKTLPAVTGLPIGDATDYFGALTLTGRRGEIADKILKEICERLQFLVNVGLDYLTLDRSADTLSGGEAQRIRLASQIGAGLVGVMYILDEPSIGLHQRDNERLLGTLRHLRDIGNTVIVVEHDEDAIRLADYVVDIGPGAGVHGGQIVAEGTPDEVMNNPASVTGGYLSGRVKILYPEQRTPRDATKLLKLKGARGNNLRNVDLEIPVGLLTCITGVSGSGKSTLINNTLFPITATALNGATTLEVAAHDSFDGLQHLDKVVDIDQSPIGRTPRSNPATYTGLFTPIRELFAGVPEARSRGYGPGRFSFNVKGGRCEACQGDGVIKVEMHFLPDIYVPCDVCKGKRYNRETLEVKYKGKSITEVLDMTIEEARDFFDPVPAVARKLQTLMDVGLSYIKLGQSATTLSGGEAQRVKLSRELSKRDTGKTLYILDEPTTGLHFADIQQLLDVLHRLRDHGNTVVVIEHNLDVIKTADWIVDLGPEGGSKGGQIIATGTPEQVAAVKQSHTGHFLKPLLERDRSAV, from the coding sequence TTGGACAAGATTCTTATTCGTGGAGCTCGTACCCACAACCTGAAGAACATCGACCTCACCCTGCCGCGCGACAAGCTGATCGTGATTACCGGTCTGTCGGGCTCGGGCAAATCCTCCTTGGCCTTCGACACGCTCTACGCCGAAGGTCAGCGCCGCTACGTCGAGTCCTTGTCAGCCTATGCGCGACAGTTTCTGTCGATGATGGAAAAGCCTGACGTCGACACCATCGAAGGTCTGTCCCCGGCCATTTCCATCGAGCAGAAGTCGACATCGCATAACCCCCGTTCGACGGTCGGCACCATTACCGAAATCTACGATTACCTGCGCCTTCTCTACGCACGGGTCGGGACGCCACGCTGCCCTGATCACGACGCGCCACTGGAAGCCCAGACGGTCAGCCAGATGGTCGATCAGGTGCTGGCGCTGCCGGAAGGCCGGAAACTGATGCTGCTGGCACCGGTTATCCGTGAGCGCAAGGGTGAACACCTGGCGGTGTTCGACGAACTGCGCGCCCAGGGCTTCGTCCGCGCACGCGTCAACGGGCGGCTTTACGAACTCGATGAGCTGCCGAAGCTGGACAAGCAAAAGAAGCACTCGATCGATGTGGTGGTGGATCGCTTCAAGGTGCGCAGCGACCTGCAACAGCGCCTGGCCGAATCGTTCGAAACAGCGCTCAAGCTCGCCGACGGCATCGCCCTGGTCGCCTCGATGGAAGAGGACGACGACAGCGACGAAATGATCTTCTCGGCGCGTTTCGCCTGTCCGATCTGCGGGCATTCGATCAGCGAGCTCGAGCCCAAGCTGTTTTCGTTCAACAACCCGGCAGGCGCCTGCCCGACCTGCGATGGCCTGGGGGTCAAACAGTTTTTCGATGCCAAGCGCCTGGTCAATGGTGAGCTGACGCTTGCCGAAGGCGCGATCCGCGGCTGGGATCGGCGCAACGTCTATTACTTTCAAATGCTCGGCTCGCTTGCCTCGCACTACGGCTTCAGCCTGGATGTGCCATTCGATGCTTTGCCCGCCGAACAGCAGAAGGTTGTACTGCGCGGCAGCGGCAAGGAAAACGTCGACTTCCGTTACTTGAACGACCGCGGCGACATCGTCAAGCGCTCGCACCCTTTCGAAGGCATCATCCCCAATCTCGAGCGCCGCTACCGTGAAACCGAATCGAACTCGGTACGCGAAGAGCTGGCCAAGTATTTGAGCACCCAACCCTGCCCGGAATGCCGAGGCACCCGACTGCGCCGTGAGGCCCGCCATGTCTGGGTCGGCGACAAGACCCTGCCGGCCGTCACCGGCCTGCCCATCGGCGACGCCACCGATTACTTCGGCGCGCTGACACTTACCGGGCGTCGCGGTGAGATTGCCGACAAGATCCTCAAGGAAATCTGCGAACGCCTGCAGTTCCTGGTCAACGTAGGCCTCGACTATCTGACGCTGGATCGCAGCGCCGACACCTTGTCCGGCGGTGAGGCGCAGCGCATTCGCCTCGCCAGCCAGATTGGCGCGGGCCTGGTCGGCGTCATGTACATCCTCGACGAGCCTTCGATCGGCCTCCACCAGCGCGATAACGAACGCCTGCTCGGCACCCTGCGCCACCTGCGTGACATCGGCAATACCGTGATCGTGGTCGAGCACGACGAAGACGCGATTCGCCTGGCCGATTACGTCGTCGACATCGGCCCTGGTGCTGGCGTACACGGCGGCCAGATCGTCGCGGAAGGTACGCCGGACGAGGTCATGAATAACCCCGCCTCCGTGACCGGCGGCTATCTCTCCGGGCGAGTGAAGATCCTCTATCCCGAACAGCGCACGCCGCGTGACGCGACCAAACTGCTCAAACTCAAGGGTGCGCGGGGCAACAACCTGCGTAACGTCGACCTAGAGATTCCCGTCGGACTGCTGACCTGCATCACCGGTGTGTCAGGCTCCGGCAAGTCGACCTTGATCAACAATACGCTGTTCCCGATCACCGCCACCGCCCTGAACGGCGCGACGACCCTGGAAGTGGCCGCCCACGACTCGTTCGACGGCTTGCAGCACCTGGACAAGGTCGTGGACATCGACCAGAGCCCGATCGGACGCACGCCCCGCTCCAATCCTGCCACCTACACCGGCCTGTTCACGCCGATCCGCGAGCTCTTCGCCGGCGTTCCGGAAGCGCGCTCGCGCGGCTACGGCCCGGGACGCTTTTCCTTCAACGTTAAGGGCGGGCGCTGCGAGGCCTGCCAGGGCGACGGCGTGATCAAGGTGGAGATGCATTTCCTGCCGGACATCTACGTGCCTTGCGACGTCTGCAAGGGCAAGCGCTACAACCGCGAAACGCTGGAAGTGAAGTACAAGGGCAAGAGCATTACCGAAGTGCTGGACATGACCATCGAGGAGGCACGTGACTTCTTCGACCCGGTACCGGCGGTGGCGCGCAAGCTGCAGACCCTGATGGACGTCGGACTGTCCTACATCAAGCTCGGCCAGAGCGCGACGACACTCTCGGGCGGCGAGGCCCAGCGGGTCAAGCTGTCGCGAGAGCTGTCCAAGCGTGATACCGGCAAAACCTTGTATATCCTCGACGAGCCGACCACCGGCCTGCACTTCGCGGATATACAGCAACTGCTCGATGTACTGCATCGGCTGCGCGACCATGGCAATACCGTGGTGGTCATTGAGCACAACCTCGATGTTATCAAGACCGCCGACTGGATCGTCGATCTTGGTCCAGAGGGCGGTTCCAAGGGCGGCCAGATCATCGCAACCGGCACACCTGAGCAAGTAGCAGCCGTGAAGCAATCGCACACCGGCCACTTCCTCAAGCCTTTATTGGAACGAGACCGCTCGGCGGTTTAG
- a CDS encoding MFS transporter gives MHDPYSERMSAAETRAASGLALVFAFRMLGMFMVLPVLATYGLELKGATPALIGLAIGAYGLTQAVLQIPFGILSDRIGRLPVIYFGLLIFAAGAALAASADSIWGVIAGRVLQGGGAISAAVMALLSDLTREQHRTKAMAMIGMSIGVSFAVAMVVGPLLTRAFGLSGLFWVTAGMALLGMVIIALLPRAHRHLRHRESGVARQALGATVRHPDLLRLDFSIFALHAILMASFVALPLALVDEAGLPKDEHWWVYLTALVVGFFGMVPFIIYGEKKRQMKRVVLGAVGVLIAAELFFWLFGNRLWSLVGGMIVFFVAFNLLEASLPSLISKVAPAGGKGTAMGIYSTCQFLGSGLGGVIGGWFYQVGGLGLVFAGCAVLCGLWLLLTWGMREPPYVTGLRLPLSADAARNPALVERMLAVPGVSDAVVIAEESAAYVKVDMQVLDRGALDRLVA, from the coding sequence ATGCATGATCCCTACAGCGAGCGCATGAGCGCCGCAGAAACCCGTGCTGCCTCCGGACTGGCGCTGGTTTTCGCGTTTCGCATGCTCGGTATGTTCATGGTCCTGCCGGTCCTGGCGACCTACGGCCTGGAGCTGAAAGGGGCGACACCGGCACTGATTGGTCTCGCTATCGGTGCCTATGGTTTGACCCAGGCCGTGCTACAAATTCCGTTCGGCATACTCTCTGATCGTATCGGCCGGTTGCCGGTGATCTACTTCGGCTTGCTGATCTTTGCGGCGGGTGCGGCGCTGGCGGCATCAGCCGATTCAATATGGGGCGTCATTGCCGGGCGGGTGCTGCAGGGCGGCGGTGCCATCTCGGCGGCCGTGATGGCCCTGCTTTCGGACCTCACTCGCGAGCAGCATCGCACCAAGGCGATGGCGATGATCGGCATGAGCATCGGCGTGTCGTTCGCTGTGGCGATGGTCGTCGGGCCGCTGCTGACGCGCGCATTCGGGTTGTCCGGCCTGTTCTGGGTCACCGCCGGCATGGCGCTGCTGGGCATGGTAATCATCGCGCTATTGCCTCGTGCGCATCGGCATCTGCGGCATCGTGAGTCCGGCGTGGCGAGACAGGCGCTGGGCGCCACGGTGCGGCACCCGGATCTGCTGCGGCTCGATTTCAGCATCTTCGCGCTGCATGCGATTCTGATGGCGAGCTTCGTCGCGTTGCCGCTGGCGCTGGTCGATGAAGCCGGGTTGCCGAAGGACGAGCACTGGTGGGTCTACCTGACGGCCTTGGTCGTGGGCTTCTTCGGCATGGTGCCTTTCATCATCTACGGCGAGAAGAAACGCCAGATGAAGCGCGTGGTGCTCGGTGCCGTCGGCGTATTGATAGCGGCCGAGCTGTTCTTCTGGCTGTTCGGTAACCGGCTCTGGTCGCTGGTGGGCGGCATGATCGTGTTCTTCGTGGCGTTCAATCTGCTGGAGGCGTCGCTGCCGTCGTTGATCAGCAAGGTGGCACCGGCCGGCGGCAAAGGCACGGCGATGGGCATCTATTCGACTTGTCAGTTCCTCGGCTCCGGCCTGGGGGGCGTGATCGGCGGTTGGTTCTATCAGGTCGGTGGGCTGGGGCTGGTGTTCGCCGGTTGTGCGGTGCTGTGCGGGCTATGGCTGTTGCTGACCTGGGGCATGCGCGAGCCGCCCTACGTGACCGGTCTGAGGCTGCCATTGTCGGCCGACGCCGCGCGTAACCCCGCGCTGGTCGAGCGCATGCTGGCGGTTCCGGGGGTGTCGGATGCCGTGGTGATCGCCGAGGAATCGGCAGCCTACGTCAAGGTCGACATGCAGGTGCTCGATCGCGGCGCGCTCGATCGTCTGGTCGCCTGA
- the rpmJ gene encoding 50S ribosomal protein L36 produces the protein MKVRASVKKLCRNCKIVRREGVIRVICSAEPRHKQRQG, from the coding sequence ATGAAAGTTCGTGCATCGGTCAAAAAACTGTGCCGCAACTGCAAAATCGTCCGTCGCGAAGGCGTTATTCGGGTGATCTGCAGCGCAGAACCGCGTCACAAACAGCGCCAAGGCTGA
- the secY gene encoding preprotein translocase subunit SecY: protein MAKQGALSALSNGGLSELWARLRFLLMAIIVYRVGAHIPVPGINPDRLAELFRQNEGTILSLFNMFSGGALERMSIFALGIMPYISASIIMQLMTAVSPQLEQLKKEGEAGRRKISQYTRYGALVLALVQAIGMSVGLAGQGVAFSADFGFYFVAVTTFVAGAMFMMWLGEQITERGVGNGISMLIFAGIVAGIPRALGQSFESARQGDVNIIALLAVGLLAVAIIGFVVFIERGQRRIAVHYAKRQQGRKVFAAQTSHLPLKVNMAGVIPAIFASSILLFPASLGQWFGQSEKMSWLADISQAIAPGQPLNILLFSAGIIFFCFFYTALMFNPKDVAENLKKSGAFIPGIRPGEQSARYIDGVLTRLTMFGALYMTAVCLLPQFLVVAANVPFYLGGTSLLIVVVVVMDFMSQVQSHLMSHQYDSLMKKANLKGYGSGMLR from the coding sequence ATGGCTAAGCAAGGTGCTCTCTCCGCTCTGAGTAATGGCGGGCTGTCTGAACTCTGGGCTCGTCTGCGTTTTCTGCTGATGGCGATCATCGTCTATCGTGTTGGCGCGCACATCCCGGTGCCGGGTATCAATCCCGACAGGTTGGCCGAGCTGTTCCGTCAGAACGAAGGGACCATCCTTAGCCTGTTCAACATGTTTTCCGGTGGTGCGCTGGAGCGCATGAGCATCTTTGCGTTGGGGATCATGCCGTACATCTCGGCATCGATCATCATGCAGCTCATGACTGCGGTCAGTCCCCAGCTGGAGCAGTTGAAGAAGGAAGGCGAGGCCGGGCGTCGCAAGATCAGCCAGTACACGCGCTACGGTGCGCTGGTGCTGGCGCTTGTTCAGGCGATCGGTATGTCGGTAGGGCTCGCTGGTCAGGGTGTCGCGTTCAGTGCGGACTTCGGCTTCTACTTTGTAGCGGTCACGACGTTCGTGGCGGGTGCCATGTTCATGATGTGGTTGGGTGAGCAGATCACTGAGCGAGGTGTCGGTAACGGCATTTCCATGTTGATCTTCGCCGGCATCGTGGCAGGAATCCCGCGTGCGCTGGGGCAATCCTTCGAGTCTGCGCGGCAGGGCGATGTCAATATCATCGCGCTGCTGGCTGTCGGGCTGCTGGCGGTCGCTATTATCGGGTTCGTGGTATTCATCGAGCGTGGTCAGCGGCGAATAGCCGTTCATTATGCGAAGCGTCAGCAGGGTCGGAAGGTCTTTGCTGCGCAGACGAGCCACCTGCCGCTGAAAGTGAATATGGCGGGGGTCATCCCTGCGATTTTTGCTAGCAGCATTCTGCTGTTTCCGGCATCGCTGGGGCAGTGGTTTGGGCAGTCCGAGAAAATGAGCTGGTTGGCTGACATCTCTCAGGCCATCGCTCCTGGCCAGCCGCTGAATATCTTGTTGTTCAGCGCCGGTATCATCTTCTTCTGCTTCTTCTACACGGCATTGATGTTCAATCCGAAGGATGTCGCGGAAAACCTGAAGAAGTCCGGTGCGTTTATCCCGGGGATTCGTCCTGGTGAGCAGTCCGCGCGCTACATCGATGGTGTGCTGACTCGCTTGACCATGTTCGGCGCCCTGTACATGACGGCTGTATGTTTGCTGCCGCAGTTTCTTGTGGTGGCTGCAAACGTGCCGTTCTACCTTGGCGGGACGTCGTTGCTGATCGTGGTTGTGGTTGTTATGGACTTCATGTCCCAGGTTCAATCGCACCTCATGTCTCATCAGTACGATTCCCTGATGAAAAAAGCCAATCTGAAGGGCTATGGCAGCGGAATGCTCCGCTAG